Part of the Paracoccus sp. S3-43 genome, CTGTCGGACGCCTGCCTGGCGGCCGGACGCCCGCTGATCGCGGCCTCTGTTCTGCGGATCGAGGGCTTCGCGGGGGGCTTCTGCGGCGGCGCGCCCTCGGTCCGGGCGGTGTTTCCCGACCTGCCCTTGCAGGCGGGCAATTGTGCGACGGCGGGCGTGATGGGGCCGATGGCGGGCCTGATCGGCGCGTTGCAGGCGCAGATGGCGATGTCGGTCCTGCTGGGGCTGACCCCATCGCCGCTGGGCCAGATGATCCGCTTCGACGGGCTGCGCCCGGCCAGCTTCCGCTTCGACGGCGCGCCGGAACCCAGGCTCGGCCACCGCTTCATCGCCGCCAGCCAGATCCGCCCCGACGATCTGGCCGTCGAGTTGCGCGGCCCGGACGAGGCCCCCCTGCCCTTCGTGCCCCAGGCCCTGCGCCAGCCCGACAGGCTGCGCCCGGCCGAGGGCCAGCGCGTCGTCTTTGCCTGCCGGTCCGGCCTGCGCGCCTGGG contains:
- a CDS encoding HesA/MoeB/ThiF family protein, with translation MRYARQTVLPLIGDAGQARLAAAHVLVVGAGALGIPVLQYLTGAGVGRITLIDPDRIETSNLHRQPIYGRHVGGPKAVAATLEMAVLNPDTTVVPLVARLDPANAPDLVAAADLVLDCADSFAATYALSDACLAAGRPLIAASVLRIEGFAGGFCGGAPSVRAVFPDLPLQAGNCATAGVMGPMAGLIGALQAQMAMSVLLGLTPSPLGQMIRFDGLRPASFRFDGAPEPRLGHRFIAASQIRPDDLAVELRGPDEAPLPFVPQALRQPDRLRPAEGQRVVFACRSGLRAWAAADRLRQHWPGDIALIALGDPA